In the genome of Bosea sp. ANAM02, the window TCGGGTCGACGAACCCGAGGGACTCGATCACCTCATGGGGCTCGAGCCTGGACATCGCGATGACCTGCTCCGACACGGGCTTCGCCCCCGCAAGAGGCGGCAGGCCGAGCTTCGCCCTCAGCACCCGACGGCGCAGGCCTTCCTTCGAGAGCTCGTTGGCGGACACGGCGTCAGAAATCCTGCTGCGCCAGATCGTACTTGACCGCCGCCAAGATCATGGCGCGCTGCTTCCCCGTCACCTTCAGGGGAAGCGGAGCCGTCAGGCTCGGCTCCGTCTGCTCGGCATAGGCCAGATGCAGACGCTCCAGGAACCGGTTGAACCCGATGTAGGCGCACTGCTGGTTCATGATCGCTCCCATCAGCTTCGCCGACGAGGTGATCTGACGCTCCAGCACCGCGCCCGAGATCGCGGACTTCGGCTTCGCGGCCTCGGCCTCGCCGTCCTCATCGTCCAACTCGGCCCCGGCGTCGTCCTTGCCGTCGCCCGCCCCCCAGTGGGCGACCCGCTTGCGCAAGGTCTCCTCGACCTGCCTCTGGAAGACGTCGGTCCGGCCGACAAGGAGGAAGACCTCCCAGATCGCATCCGCCACCTGGTCGGCGATCACATCCACCTCGGGGCCCTTCGGGACCAAGCCCGTCTCACGCGCCTTGCGCCTGTCGGCCTGATCGCCCATGACAGAGGCCGCATAGTCGAAGACGTCGGGCTTGATCTTCCCGAACTTCTGCTCGAGCGCGACCAAGCAAGCAGCACGCCGGCGATCGCGCGCATCCTTCACGAGCTTGAATTCGGCGATCATGGAAGCCTCCGATTTTGATTCTCGTCACGGAGTATAGCAGCCCTATACGGGCCCGTAGACCGGCGACAAAGAAAATTGTCGTTTTTGGATAAAATCGCCTCTCCTGAGTCTGTGCAGCCTTCGGAGGCGCTTGTAGGCCGCAAACAATATCGGAGCGGACCTACAAAGGGGACCTCTGTCGAAAATGACAGGATTCCGGCATACAGGGGATCAAAGCCTGCCTACCACGACAGGCTGTATGCCGACTACAGGCCGTTAAAGGCCTACGAACTGCGGTTTCACGCTGTCCGGGGCTCTACCACGAGCCTAAGAAAAAAACCCTCCAGTGCGTCCTGAAAAGGGCAAGCCCATCGCTCTACAACGCGCTTTTTCAAGGACTTACATTACAGGCTAGGAGTCAGAGAGCTACAACGCTCATAGCCTGTCAGAGGAGGGGAAAGGAGGGCACGACATACAAAGTTGCAGCACTGGCTTCTCCACCGCGTCAACTTCGTCGGAAGTTGCGCTCCCGCTTACTTCCCCGTGCTCTCCGAGGGGTCCTGCAGACGGCGGATCGGGGCGCTTCGCGGCCGCCGATCAAGGGCTCCCGAGACGGTCCAAGGACCTCAATCCCGCGCGTCTCGTTCCGAGCCGCACCACCCTGACAGGGCGGTGGCAGGTTTGTCGAGAGTTTAGGGGAATGCCCCGGCAGGTCGGAGGCGAAACCTCCTCGGAGCCGGGCCATTCCCGGCCTTTCAGGCCCAAAAGGCTGCCGCGAGGGGCCATCTGGACGATCCCGACAGGATTCGCCCGAGGCCGCCGCGGCAGGCAGAATGCGCTTGACACACTGATTCGCGCCTACGGGCGATCCGAGGATGACCATGGCCCGCAAGCCCAAGACCGAGCGTCTACCGACCGTCAAGCCGGTGCGCAAGAAGCGCGCTCCCAAGGAGCCGACGAAGATCGTCATCAAGGGTCACCAGACCTTCGAGCACCTAGGCATGATCGCGACGATGATCGACGGCGTCGTCCATTTCTTCGACCGTTCCTACGCAAGGAGCGTCGGTCGCGTCGAGAACATGATCGGCAAGACGATCAACGAAAATATCGTTGAATTAGAAGGATATGGAACACTTAAACTAGTAGTTGACGTGTTCTCCATAGGCGGGAACGGAGCCGAGATCCCGATGAAGGCATGCTGGCTCAATCCCGACCAGATGATGATCCTTCTGATGCTCTCCCGCACGCCGGCGGGCAAGGCCATGCGGCGCAAGATGGTCGACCTGAAGAATGCCATCCGCGACGGCCGCCTCGTCTACGCCGACGGCGGCCTCGTGACCTCCGAGCCCGCCAAGTCCGCAGGCACGGCCGTCGTTCCGGCCCGCTTCGTCCCCGCCCAATCAAGATGGTCTGACGAAGCAGAGTTCGACACGATCGAGGCCCAGGACAGGCGCGCCAGAGGGATCCACAATCCCACGCCCTTCCTCGTCGATACAAGGAATGCGCTCCGCATCCGCTACGACCACTTCGCCCGCCGCGTCGACATTCCCATGCGCAGCGTCTGGCTTTCGTTCAGGGACGCCCGAGACGCCCTTGCGAAGCTCGCGCCGATCCTCACCAGAAAGGAGGACGGTCCGCTGCCGTACTCCCAGATGGACGGGGGCTGCCACGAGGCCATCTACCTGACGCTCGGCCAGGCCCACCACTTGTGTCTGGACCTCGACGTCGAGCACCACTGGCAGTCCGTGATCGCGGCCTTCGAGGCGTACAACGCTTTCCTGACCGGCGAGACCGAGCAGGAGATCGCCTGGCGCAAGAGCCGAGAGGCCGATGCCGCGCGGCTGGCGGCGACGCCCACGACCTTCGGCCTGATCGAGAGCATGACGACCCGGACGGAAAGCGCCTCGGCACAGGTTTCGGGCAGCGTAGACGCTCTCGCCGAAGCCGTCGCAAAGATGTCGGGCCTCCTGACGGCAAGCCTCGAGCAGCAGGCGAAGAGGAAGTGGCCAGTCGCTTAGGACGAGCCCTTCTCTCGTGCCACGCAGAAAACGGGCCGCCCAAGGATCGCCCAGGATCCGTGGTCTCACCATGACCGAATCCGTCATAGCCAGCACAGCCGTCGTGCCCGAAACGAGCTCGCAGGATCATGCGGCCAACAAACTCCGCGACACGGGCCCCGAGATGAAGGTCCACCGCTGGCTACGCGATGGCACTGCTAGAACCTAAGGCGGAAGCCGATTGCCGGCCGCTGCCTTAGATAACCAGAATGCCATTGAAGCTAACCTCGCTCAGCTCTTTTGGTCTCTTGCGCGCCATCAGCGGACGATCGGTGCTTGTCCGGAGACCGACTCAAACTCGTGTGCCTCGCCGAGCCAACTCGCGTTATTTGCCGAGCTGTGCTTCTAATCCTTTTGGCGCCTGTCGGTCAGACAAGACCAGCAGCAGCCCCATCGTCGCAGCCAAGCCACCGATCAGGAAGATCGACGCATAGCCCGTTCGGTCGGCGAGCGCACCGGCAAGCGGCCCGGTCGCGCCATAGGCGAGGTCCTGGAAGGCTGCAAACCCACCGACCGCGGTTCCGCGCATATGAGGCTGAACGCGCTTGACCACCTCCGAGCCCATGGCCGGGAACACCATCGAGCAGCCGATCCCCGTCAGCAGGGCACCCGCGAGCGCGGCGTAAGGGCCGGGCGCGAGCCAGATGAGATACTGGCCGCAGGCCTCCACGCAAAGCGACGCGATCGCGACGGGCCGTCCGCCGATCCGGTCCGGGAGATGGCCGCAGAGCAGACGCATGGCGACGAAGCCGGTGCCGAAGAAGGTCAGGCCGAGGCTCGCATGCGCCCATCCCTTGCTCAACACATAGAGCGAGAAGAAGGCCCCCAGCGCCGCAAAGCCCACACCCTGCAGTCCGACCGCCAGGCCGGGGCGCCAGATCTGGCCGATGATCGTCCAGAACGACTGCCGCTGCCCAACGTGCGGCCCCACAGCCGGTAGCCGATGAATGGCGAGCAACCCAGCGATTGGCAGGAGCGAGCAGACGAGCATCAGCCCGCCGAAGCCGAAACGGTCGAGCAAGGCTAGGCCGAGCGGCCCACCGGCCGCGAAGGCGCCATACATGCCCATTCCGACGAGGGAGATCACCAGGCCGGAACGGGCCTGGCCCATCACGCCGATGGCCCAGCCGATCATACCGACCATCGCAACGCTTTCGCCGACACCGAGCAGCAGGCGCCCGGCGATCAGCACGGCATAGCTTGCCGTCGTTGAGAAGCCTGTCCAGCTGGCTGCCAGGCAGATCACCCCCGCCGCAGCATAGATGACCAGGCCGCGCTGCATGCACTGCTTGCCGCCGAGCCGGTCGGCCCAGGCGCCTGCCCGGCCACGGGTCAGGATCGTCGAGAGGAAAGCGATGCCGACCGCTAGGCCGCCATAGGTATTGTCGAAGCCCAGCCCCTGCACGACATGCACGGGCACGGCCGGCAGCGACATCGCGACGGTCAGGTAGGAGAGGAACAGTGGGCCCGTCAGGGCAAGCACGCGGCGATAGGCCAGATCGGGCCGATCCGTGTCGGTCATTTTCTTGATCTCTGCTTGGAAGTCGATTTCGCTTCCCGGGCTCAGGCGGCGTAGTAGTCCGCACGGTCGAGCTCGGCGATGAGGCTGGGGCCGGACGGCTCCCAGCCGAGCCGTGAGCGGGTGACTTCACTCGATGCGGCCATCGATGCCGCCACCATCATGGCAAATCCGCCAAAATGCTCGCGTTGCCGGGCTTCGACCGGGAGCCCGAGCTGACGACCGATCGCCGCGGCAATATCCCGGAACGGCACGGCCTCGTCGGCAACGGCATGGTAGACGGGCTCGGTCGCGCCCCTTTCGAGCGCGAGCCGATAGACCCTGGCCGCATCGGACCGATGCACGCCCGACCAGCAATTCGAGCTATCGCCGATATAGGCTGAGACGCCGGTTTCGCGCGCCAGACGAGCGAGCATCGCGACGAAGCCGTAGTCGCCGAGACCATGAACCGACGGGGCCAGCCGGATCGTCGCCGCTCTTGCGCCGCGCTCGGCAAGTGCTCTAGCGGCGGTCTCGGATCGTCGCGGGGAGCCGGATGTCGGGCGATCGGCCTCCGTCGCACCCTGCTGCAGTCCCGAGAGACCGGAACTTACCAGGAGCGGGCGATCA includes:
- a CDS encoding MFS transporter; protein product: MTDTDRPDLAYRRVLALTGPLFLSYLTVAMSLPAVPVHVVQGLGFDNTYGGLAVGIAFLSTILTRGRAGAWADRLGGKQCMQRGLVIYAAAGVICLAASWTGFSTTASYAVLIAGRLLLGVGESVAMVGMIGWAIGVMGQARSGLVISLVGMGMYGAFAAGGPLGLALLDRFGFGGLMLVCSLLPIAGLLAIHRLPAVGPHVGQRQSFWTIIGQIWRPGLAVGLQGVGFAALGAFFSLYVLSKGWAHASLGLTFFGTGFVAMRLLCGHLPDRIGGRPVAIASLCVEACGQYLIWLAPGPYAALAGALLTGIGCSMVFPAMGSEVVKRVQPHMRGTAVGGFAAFQDLAYGATGPLAGALADRTGYASIFLIGGLAATMGLLLVLSDRQAPKGLEAQLGK
- a CDS encoding SDR family oxidoreductase, with protein sequence MNVFVTGATGWVGSAVVADLLGAGHRVTALARSIEKASALSANGVEIVPGTLDDLDVLQSAASRADAVVHTAFNHDFLKDFSLFPVNAAQDERAIEALGQALLGSDRPLLVSSGLSGLQQGATEADRPTSGSPRRSETAARALAERGARAATIRLAPSVHGLGDYGFVAMLARLARETGVSAYIGDSSNCWSGVHRSDAARVYRLALERGATEPVYHAVADEAVPFRDIAAAIGRQLGLPVEARQREHFGGFAMMVAASMAASSEVTRSRLGWEPSGPSLIAELDRADYYAA